aaaaaggtaGAATGGTGCTGTTAAGGAAAGAAGATACCAAGTTGACTCCTAGTCAATAAGAGAAATATAAAGTAATCAACTTTCCAAAAGAACAATagtttttttctttcaaattaaGAGTCTCATTTGGTGTAAAATTACACAAACATCCTCCCAAATTTAAGATCTATCCATTTTAATATTCTAACTTGGTTATAGTTATTAAACATTTTAggactttcaaatttaaatttaagtATCTAAAGCCCTTGATTTATTTGTATACACGCTAGAGCATTTTAGGACTTCCAAGTTAAACGCCAACACCACCACCGCCATCAACGGAAACTGGTGAACCTATTTTTATGTTCTTTTCATTGTAGCAATCTCATTTCAACACGAGCAAATTTAGGTTAGAACTCATTTTGAGCTAAACAAAATTCACAGGCTCATGATGTCCCACAAAACCTCCCGCACCCAGTCATGTCGGTACTTCAACCCAGGGAGCTCTTTACAGTATCTAAAGCCcttgatttatttttatacacGCTAGAGCATACTCCCTTTTCTTCCAAGTTAAAAGCCAACACCACCGCCGCCATAAATGGAAACTGGTGAACCTGTTTTATGTTCTTTTCATTAAAACGATCTCATTTCAACACGAGCAAATTTAGATTAGAACTCATTTTCAACCAAacaatattattaatatttttttttttaaaaaaaggcaCATTTTAGCTCGGACCAAGCTTGACTTGTTATCCAGCCCACCGTGCTCGTGCTATCTGGCTTATGTTGAAGTCACTTAAAGAAAGTAACACTTAAAAACTAAAACAAAGTATAGACATAAATATAACTTTAAGCACATTATATCAATGACCATATAAATACATATGTACCAGCTTATGAGCTTGGTTTAAAATAGTTCTTACAAGTCTCGTAACATTTTCATACAAATTACCATTTCCTATAGTTTTGGCTGAACCTTGATGACGACaacgatgatgatgaagatgaagatccTACCCCTTTTGTTAAACTCATAGCCGCAATTTGATTTGATAACCACCCATTCTCAAAATTCCttccaaaattaaaaaaaacggACACACATTCAACTTTGGTATATCTCAACTTAGCTTCAATGTTATTATGAATCAAATGAATAAGCCAAAATTTTATGTctcttaaaaaataataaatggaATATTCGTACCCATCATCGTGCTCTTCTAAGGTATTTGTGATCAGTCTGCCCAAATACTTGTCCTCGTGGCCCACGTGGTAACAGCAACGAACCTTCGCATTGTCCACCAAACGCTCCCAGATTTCACTGCTAGACTTCAAAGTGTCTCCATTTCCCAATATCCACAGACAATGCCTTAACAAACGAAAAAGTTTATCTAAACCACTAATTTCACAAACTGACGGGACGTGCCGTCAGATAGGAAACCGATCAGACTGGTTGAACCGGatttcatttttattatatttttttctttaaacATCTATGTGGAAACATTGTCATAAAGAACTTGCCATACAAAATGTGAAATGTTTGTGTAGGTTACCTTGCTCAGGTTAGAGCCACATTCGCTCTTTGACGCGTACCAAGGAAACCAATCGAATCACTCCTGACGCCAGTCACGGTTGATATAATTATCATGTCTTCTTCACAACCTTGGAATCCATCAACAGTTCCAACCTTCACAGAAAAGTCTTCTCCAGTTTGATACATGTCCCCAAGTTTCTTTTGTATTGCAGTAACTTGAGCTTTGTACGGTGCAATGCAACCGACGCTAATCTTTTGTTTATTCTTCACAGATTctgtatatatattattatagaGAATATATTAGTCGGAGATTTTTGTAATATTCATgactataatatatatatatatatgattaatgATTTGATTAGATATAAACAGTTGGTGATAATAGACAATATTTATGACCTTATTGTTTATGTATCAACTTAAAGACGACAAAAAATTTAAAACCACTTCATGGAAAATAATAATGAAAAGAGGTACCTTTATGAAGTTTCGCAAGCAGCTCAACAACGACAGCAACTTCCACCATgtttttcctactatatccatcaaACTCGACTTTCCCTTGGGCTAAATGTATAAAGGAGTATGACCCAAACATGTCTCCTTCAAGAAACTGTTTTTTGTAGCTGTTTTCTTCCACATTTGGACCATTTAGTAGCTTACCACCATAGATTTCTTCGTTTGGAAACAAGCTTATATCGGGATGCATTCTGTACTGGACATTTAGCAAGTGTCTCGTGTGTTCTAGCGACACTAATCTTTCAAATAAACTCCTTCCAAAGTGTTTTTCTTTACATATCTACCAAGTTCAGCACATTAATGAAAATAATAATGCATTAAACATTTACAAATTTGTGTAAAAAATGGACTAGTTTTTTGCAGGTCAATCCAATCTGACCCATTCCGGCCAATACTAAAAAAGAATTCATTTTTTAGTTCACAGAAAACTGTATTTTGAACGGTAGCCCAACCCGCTCATTTTGCCACCTACATAGTACATACCTCGCTTTTAACCATAGCAGGGAGTTGTAACTCATCTCCAACGAGTATAACATCACGAAGACGAGAGAGTTGCAAAGGGATAACAGATTCACATTCTCTAAGTTGAGCAGCTTCATCAACTACCAATAATTCAATGTTATTCTGATTAAGGGTGTGCAATCTACTAGAGCTCGTGGCAGTGCAGAACACCAAACATGCATTTCTCAAACAAAAATTACCAGTTTCTTGATCATCTGATAATTTAGGGAAAGAAACAGTTTCACCAAGGACTTCCTTAACTGTTTGAAGGAAATCCTTTATGACCATAAACTCCGTGAAAGTTATCTCTGTTTGTTCAGAAACGGAAAACGGTTGGATAACTGAATCCCTGATTGACTGAACCAAGCTGATTACTGTCATCATGGTCCTTGCTAGTTTTAAACTAACAAAAGAAGTTGGCATGTGTGTGTATAAGTTTCTAACCATATCTGTCAGTTTTTTTGCAAGACCATTGAATCCTTTTGTAAGAAACTCTTTAATTGATAATTGTTTTTTAATCACCTGTTCCTTCATAGCATCCCTGGTCTCAATTTCATTCAAGTACGAACCGTATGCAGCTTCTGGGAATTTCAGTAGATATATCATTTGTACTGCCTTGCTTCTCCATCCAGTAGTAGGAGACAAGCAATCAGCAAGAACAGACACACGGTTTTCAAGAAACACTTGACTGAGTTCTTGAAAACCATCGATTTTCATTCTTTTACCATTCCCGAACACAACTATGTTGGAAATTCTGATCAAGATTAACTTGATCATATGAACTTCCATGTGCAGCGGATACATGGTTTAGAGTTGCAGACATAGTTAATGCAGAGAATTATGGATCGAAAGAAAGGATAACAGGGGTGGACAATTTGTGTAACAGAAATTGTCTTGATAACCAACAATGTTTGCCGGCAATCCAGTTAAATACTACATGATTTGGCGGTTATATTTGGCGGGTAACTGCAGTGGCAGTTATTTAAAATCCGGTTCCCGCTAACAGCCGCTTATTACATATCATTGTCTACTTATCATAACTAAAACATTCACTTATCATTAAATACATAACTAAAAATAAGTATAACTAAGTTTATAATTCTAACATAACCCCTCTAAACTTGGTTATGCTTATGAGCTTGCTTGATCACGCTTCGGTTTGCTTCCTCAACGGCCCATCTCGCTTGATTAAAATCGAATTTCTTTCGTTTCTTCATTTGATTCCAGTTGTCGTCCCTCACACCTGCATAAAATGCTACTTGGTTTGGTTCCATTTCTTTGTGCACATCAACTGCAGCATCCTGTCGGCCGCTTCCCAGGCTGTTCGTCTTCTTGAGATCCCCTCTTGAGACTTCATCCTCTTCACTTATCATCCTTTTATCATGCACTCTCTGCTGAACCTTCTTAAATTTGTAGTAATATTCGAGGGTGTCTAAGTACATAGCATAAACTATTCGAATGAAATCACCGTCTTTGTATTCAAACCCCATATCTTTAGCGATGATTGGCCATAAATTTTCTGTTGTTATTTCACGGTATCCTCCATCCTTATCAACTAATGTATACAGATCCATTAGATCTATCTTGTGATTGTCTTTGGTGTAAGGAGGGAATGGTCTATGAGTAATTCCCAAGTATTCCGTTAAAAACCATTTAACCATTTCTTCGAACTTCTTACTTAGTTCATATTTGTACTTGAAAACGTATTCGCGATCGTCTAACATACTTATCACAGCCTTACAATCATTAAATTCATGAAACTCCAATGATTTTAAGATCATTAGATTCCAATCAATCTCGGTTTCATCCGATACATTGAGGGTTTCGAAATATGAATTCAAATAATCGTTTTTGAATTCATCATCTATCCCACACATGTTTTGCAACCTTTCTTTCTCCTTTATCCCCAACTCTTCCTCTTTTGTTAACCCCGTCACTTCATTTTTAGTGTTCATCACCGGAGATGAGAACATCGGGAATATCTTGCATGTATCACCGGTTCTCCGGACGGTAAAACCTTGTAACGTTAATTGTTCTAAACTTAGAACATTCCGGTTTATGTCCGGTGAATAGAAAACACTTGGAACGCTTAGTGTTTCATTTCCCATTTTTACTTCGGCTATCCCCACTCCTCGGATGAATAAGAAATTATTCATTCCGGATCGTGTTTCTACCCCCATGATGTGTTTCACTCTTTTAAAGACATTTAAGTTGTTCACAAAATGGTGACAAAACGTTGGATTAACATACCAGATATCGTTCCATTGCCCGCCGTCGGTACCCGTGACTATCATTTCTTCTCGGCAATGAACTTCTTCTCTTTGCGTTCTTATACCATTATTGATTGCTTGCCGTATGAGTTGTGATTCCTCGTCATTTTCTTTAGATTTACAAGTGTAAATCTGATGGCCGGGCAAGTGACAATAATAACACAGCCTTTCTCTTCGTGATCGTCGTTTTCGTTCATTCTTTTCATCTATGCAGTGTTGGCAAGGCATTACGGTGTTGGTCGGTTTCATTCCTGCATCTTGTCTttccgtggctctgataccactatgttggaaaTTCTGATCAAGATTAACTTGATCATATGAACTTCCATGTGCAGCGGATACATGGTTTAGAGTTGCAGACATAGTTAATGCAGAGAATTATGGATCGAAAGAAAGGATAACAGGGGTGGACAATTTGTGTAACAGAAATTGTCTTGATAACCAACAATGTTTGCCGGCAATCCAGTTAAATACTACATGATTTGGCGGTTATATTTGGCGGGTAACTGCAGTGGCAGTTATTTAAAATCCGGTTCCCGCTAACAGCCGCTTATTACATATCATTGTCTACTTATCATAACTAAAACATTCACTTATCATTAAATACATAACTAAAAATAAGTATAACTAAGTTTATAATTCTAACAAACTATGTCTCCCAAACCGTAAGTATCATACTCAAGTAAGCCTGTTACAAGACTCACGAAACGTTTTGAAACTTCTAACACCGCATTATTTGTAGGGGCACACGTTAGTGTGCAGCATTTCATTTTCCATAAAGCGAATAAAAGACAACCGACTGTCTTTGTTTTTCCTGTCCCTGGAGGACCCCATATGAGGTTTACACTCTCCTGATGACGGCATTCTCTAGCAGTAATGCAACTCCAGACTGCGGTTTCTTGGGATGGGTTCAAATTAGAATTGCACATTGCTTCTTGCAAATTCAGTGTATCAGATTTTTTAGTATCTTCAATGGAACAGATTGAACATCTTTCTTTACTCTGAAAATTGAAACAAGCACTCTATAATATAAATTGTATGTATTTTGTTAAAAATAGATTATTAAATCTCAAGTTGTTACCATTGAGTCAGTTTGAAGCACTTTATTGATCATTTTCATGTTCTTACTCCCATCCAAACTAGAGTGCAAAGCTTGCCAGATATGCGTATTCGTTGTCAAGTTCATAAGATTAACTGCAAACAACATGACTTTCCCTCTTTTGTGTGATTGTTTCCAAGAAAACGGTATGGGCTTCGAGGATATAACTTTGGTTGTGGCATGATCTCAATTCTGGACCCTTTGGACCGAAGCAATGACATAGGTCCCGAGATCATCAACGCAACTTGGTTTTACATCTGTCAACACAATGAGATCTCCCACCTCAGGCTCGTAATTCTCAGTTCTGCTCTTCTTTTCCAAATATATGCTGTATAAGTAGTAATTAGGGAACTTAATATCTTTTTTTTCTTCCGATCTAACCATGATGCCACGAGTAGATGCTCGAGAGATTCCGTTCATACTGGACAGCAATTCAGCATGGGTTTCTTCGAGTAATGGGTCGACAAACGACTTGGTGTAAGCAGTCGATGACGAAAATCTTTCTGGTATTTTGTTAACCTGTTCATAGATGCGTTTATACCAAAATAAgtatttgtttttcttttgttaAACCAAAGTATAACTTGATACATGTAAATATAACAACTAACCTTGTTCGTGTAAAAGTCTTTGTTGCGTACGTCTGAAATCGACCAAGCAAACACCACATCGATCAACTCTTGGTTCTTTGTCTCTGGTTTTCTCCAGCTACTAGACGATGCCATTTCCGTCACAGATCAAGTTCTCGACCAGCAAACTAATTATATTACAGATTGGGAGAATTTACTGTCTTAATCACTAGAAATGGTGATGTTGCATACAAAACAGGCACCAGATTAAGCCTTATATTTTCAAAAGTGCCAACAATTAATCATTTAAAGCAGTTAACTGCCACAAAATGacaataaataaattaaaagtaGGATGGTGTTGTTAAGGAAAGGATATGCCAAGTTGACTCCTAGTCAATAAGATCTACTTTCCAAAAGAACAACAGTTTCTTCCCAATTTAACAGTCTCATTTCTTGGAAACTTAC
Above is a window of Helianthus annuus cultivar XRQ/B chromosome 14, HanXRQr2.0-SUNRISE, whole genome shotgun sequence DNA encoding:
- the LOC110907270 gene encoding probable helicase MAGATAMA 3; translated protein: MYPLHMEVHMIKLILIRISNIVVFGNGKRMKIDGFQELSQVFLENRVSVLADCLSPTTGWRSKAVQMIYLLKFPEAAYGSYLNEIETRDAMKEQVIKKQLSIKEFLTKGFNGLAKKLTDMVRNLYTHMPTSFVSLKLARTMMTVISLVQSIRDSVIQPFSVSEQTEITFTEFMVIKDFLQTVKEVLGETVSFPKLSDDQETGNFCLRNACLVFCTATSSSRLHTLNQNNIELLVVDEAAQLRECESVIPLQLSRLRDVILVGDELQLPAMVKSEICKEKHFGRSLFERLVSLEHTRHLLNVQYRMHPDISLFPNEEIYGGKLLNGPNVEENSYKKQFLEGDMFGSYSFIHLAQGKVEFDGYSRKNMVEVAVVVELLAKLHKESVKNKQKISVGCIAPYKAQVTAIQKKLGDMYQTGEDFSVKVGTVDGFQGCEEDMIIISTVTGVRSDSIGFLGTRQRANVALT
- the LOC110909224 gene encoding helicase SEN1: MLFAVNLMNLTTNTHIWQALHSSLDGSKNMKMINKVLQTDSMSKERCSICSIEDTKKSDTLNLQEAMCNSNLNPSQETAVWSCITARECRHQESVNLIWGPPGTGKTKTVGCLLFALWKMKCCTLTCAPTNNAVLEVSKRFVSLVTGLLEYDTYGLGDIVC